The Rhodothermus marinus DSM 4252 DNA segment TACCATTTTCCGAGACGCCCGAGTCCTGCGCCGGCGCATCCATGTTCCAGCCCGGAATCTGGTCCCAGTCGGTCAATCGAATGCAGGGCGTGCTGCCGTCCGGCGCCTGCTCGAAACTCGGATTTTCCAGCGGAATCGCTTCCTGTGCAAAAAGCGGGGCAGCGCCGGCCAGCAACAGGGCCAGCGTCAGGATTCCGAATCGTAGCGGCTGTCGCATCGCTCCTCCTGGTTGCTATGGTGATGGTGGATTCAATTCGGATCTATCCGATAGCACACCGATTTCCTTCACGCAAAAACCTTATAAACCGGTTCAACAACAGAATACAACGATCTTGAACAAAAATCAATGGCTCCGGCCTGTGAAATAAAGGTGAACAGATGTGCGCTATGACAGACCGAACCCCTTCAGCACTTCGTCGGCATGCTGCTCGACCTTCGGGCGGCGGATGACCTGGCGGATCCGGCCGTCTTCGTCGATCAGAAACGTCGTGCGCCGGATGCCCATGAACTTACGGCCGTAGAGCGTGCGCTCGCCCCAGACGCCATAGGCCTGGCAGATCTTCGCCTCGGGATCGGCAATGAGGGGAAAGGGCAGGCCATACTTTTCGGCAAAGCGCCGGTGGCTGTTCGCGTCGTCGGCCGACACGCCCAGCACCACGATGCCGGCCTCCTGCAACCGGGCATAGCCATCGCGCAGGCTGCAGGCCTGCTTCGTGCAGCCCGGCGTGTCGTCCTTCGGATAAAAGTAGAGCGCCACTTTCCGGCCGCGAAAGTCACGCAGGCGGATCGTGCGCCCGTGCTGGTCGATTCCTTCAAAGTCCGGGGCTTCCTGCCCCACCTCGGGCATGGCGTTCTCACTCATCGCTCTTTTGACACTGGTTACAGGAAAGCGACGGCAAGATACCGGACCGATGCCGCTCGGGCAATCGAAAAACCTCAAAAACGAAGCAGGCGCACCAAGGCGGGGCGCAGACGCGGCCGGGCCGAAAAGATCTTTTCTTCGAGCGTGCGTGCGAACGGTACGGGCAGGTCTTCGGCCGCCACGCGCACCGGGGGCGCATCGAGCCACTCGAAGGCCACCTCGGCGATCTCGGCGGCAATCTCGGCCCCGAAGCCGGCCGTCCGGGTCGCTTCGTGCAGCACGAGCAGCCGGTTCGTCTTCTGCACCGAAGCCAGCACGGCTTCCCGATCCCACGGAATCAGCGTGCGCAGGTCGATCACCTCCAGCGAGACGCCTCGCTCGGCCCACCAGGCCGCCTCCTCCAGCGCCCAGTGCACGCCCACGCCGTAGGTGACGATCGTCGCGTCGGTGCCAGCGCGGGCGACGCGTGCCTTTCCCAGCGGCACATGGTAGATGCCCTCGGGGACCGGTCCCCGTACGGAACGGTAGAGCAGCTTGTGCTCGAAGAAAAGCACGGGGTTGGGCTCCTCGATGGCCGTCAGCAGCAATCCTTTGGCGTCTTCCGGCGTGGCGGGCACCACGATCTTCAGCCCGGGCACGTGACAGAACCAGGCCTCTTTCGACTGGGAATGGAACGGTCCGGCGCCCAGTCCGCCGCCGAACGGCGCCCGGATCGTCACGTTGACGGGCTGGCCCCAGCGGTAATGCGTCGTGGCCAGGTTGTTTACGATCTGGTTGAAGGCGCAGGAGATAAAATCCGCGTACTGGATTTCCACCACCGGTTTGAAGCCTTCGATGGCCAGCCCCAGCGCGGCCCCCACCGCTCCGCTCTCTATGATCGGTGTGTTGCGCACCCGTTCTTTGCCGAAGCGTTCGACGAACCCCTCGGTCACCTTGAACACGCCACCGTATTCGGCAATGTCCTGGCCCATAAGCAGCACGCGCTCGTCCTGCTCCATGGCCAGCCGGAGCGCCTCGGAGATGGCGTCCACGAAGCGCAGCTCCCGCCGGGTGGGCTTTGGCGCGCGCAGCGCGAGGAACGGCGGCGCGAACAGATCGGCCCGCTCGGCCTCGGGTGTGCTCTCGACCTCCGGTTGCGCCAGCGCGTATTCGGTTGCCTCCCGCACCTCGGCCTCCAGCTCCGCCCGGATGGTCTTTCTTTCTGCTCTGGAAAGTACGCCCGCACGCTCCAGATAGGCCTCGAAGCGATCGATCGGGTCGCGTTTGCGCCAGTATTCGAAAAGCTCTTTCGGCACGTACTTCGTGCCCGAGGCTTCTTCGTGGCCCCGCATGCGGAAGGTCTTCATCTCCAGCAGCGTGGGGCCCTCGCCGGCCCGGGCGCGTTCGGCCGCCCGCCGCACCGCGTCGATCACGGCCAGCACGTCGTTGCCGTCCACGACCTCCCCCGGCATGCCGTAGCCGACGGCCGCGTCGGCCACATCCTCGACAGGGATCGCCTCGTGCGCCGGCGTCGAAAGCCCGTAGCCGTTGTTTTCCACCACGAAGATCACGGGCAGCTTCCAGACGGCCGCCAGGTTCAGCGCTTCGTGAAAGTCGCCCTCACGCGTGCCGCCTTCGCCCGAAAACGCCAGCACGACAAAGTCCTCACGCTTGAGCCGGGCGGCCAGGCCCAGCCCGCAGGCCACGGGCAGCATGGCGGCCATGTGCGAGATCATGCCGATGATGCGACGCTCGGGCAGGCCGAAGTGGAAGGTGCGATCGCGCCCCTTCGTGAAGCCGCCCGCCCGTCCCATGAGCTGGCAGAAGAGCGGCCGCAGCGGCACGCCCCGCGTGGTCCACACCCCCAGGTTGCGGTGCATGGGCAGGATGTAGTCGTGGTCCTCCAGCGCCCAGGCACACCCGACCGCAATGGCCTCCTGCCCGTACCCGCTGAACCACTTGGAAAGACGCCCCTGACGAATCAGCCGGAGCATGCGTTCTTCGATCACCCGGGGCAGCAACAGCGCCCGGTAGAGCGCCTTCAGATCCGTCGTCGCTGCAACGTCCATACATGTCGCCGATGGTTGCTTCAGGTCCATGCCGCCTCAAACTACGAATCCCGTCCATGCAAATGCAGCAGGACGCCACATGGAAGGGCCACGACGGGATTCGCGGCTTACGACAGGATCGAAGAAGCGCAACGTGCCGCTGTGACCGACACGGAACAGGCCGTTACTGCCCTTTGCCGGCCAGCATGGTGTAGATGGTCCGGAAGATGATCTTCAGGTCCATGCGCAGGCTCATGTTCTCGATGTAGAACAGGTCGAATTTGACCTTCTGGCGCACGTCGTCGAGGCTGCTGTCGTATTTCCAGCGCACCTGCGCCCAGCCGGTGATGCCGGGTTTGACGCGATGGCGGCGGTTGTAGAGCGGAATCTCGCGGGAGAGCTTTTCGACGAAATATGGCCGCTCGGGTCGCGGCCCCACCAGACTCATGTCGCCTTTGAGCACGTTCCAGAACTGCGGCACCTCGTCCAGGCGCCAGCGACGAAGCCAGCGGCCGATGGGGGTCACGCGCGGGTCGTCTTTTGTGGCCCAGACGGGTCCGGTGCGCGCCTCGGCATCGACGTACATCGTGCGGAATTTGTACAGCGTAAAGATGCGGCCGTGCTGTCCCACCCGCTGCTGCTTGTAGATGGCCGGACCGGGCGACGTGAGTCGGATCAGCAGCCCGATCGCCAGCCAGAGCGGCAGCCCCAGCCCCAGCACCAGCAGCGAGACGGTCACATCCATGAGCCGCTTCATGCTCTGCTCCCAGGCGGGCATGGGCTCGGGCAGCACTTCGATGAGCGGCAGCCCGTACATGTGCTCGGTGCGGGCCATGCCGCCGATGAGCGTGTAGAAGTCGGGCACCAGCTTGAGCTTGACCGGCTTGCCGTCGCACAGGCGGAGCACTTCGAGCAGTGCGTCGTGGTCGCGTCCGTCC contains these protein-coding regions:
- a CDS encoding sugar transferase; translation: MSRRIELIALLAIDALMFSLAYALLYLARFEWQWFGQPKLYPMMFWLPMLLMTAYWVLLFAFSGMYRERYAESRFDELVSLFKVVTVGVLILVFAIFIDTLEPSSSREAIFFYWASVYGLVSVGRLGVRTVQKALLLRGYGVHKALIVGWSDKVEQLYSEVSRYPEAGLKIVGAIRVARPGEQPPVSESEGDGAAVAVAQVGTSACTIEALPRLIDELGVQDVLIALDGRDHDALLEVLRLCDGKPVKLKLVPDFYTLIGGMARTEHMYGLPLIEVLPEPMPAWEQSMKRLMDVTVSLLVLGLGLPLWLAIGLLIRLTSPGPAIYKQQRVGQHGRIFTLYKFRTMYVDAEARTGPVWATKDDPRVTPIGRWLRRWRLDEVPQFWNVLKGDMSLVGPRPERPYFVEKLSREIPLYNRRHRVKPGITGWAQVRWKYDSSLDDVRQKVKFDLFYIENMSLRMDLKIIFRTIYTMLAGKGQ
- a CDS encoding alpha-ketoacid dehydrogenase subunit alpha/beta, translating into MDVAATTDLKALYRALLLPRVIEERMLRLIRQGRLSKWFSGYGQEAIAVGCAWALEDHDYILPMHRNLGVWTTRGVPLRPLFCQLMGRAGGFTKGRDRTFHFGLPERRIIGMISHMAAMLPVACGLGLAARLKREDFVVLAFSGEGGTREGDFHEALNLAAVWKLPVIFVVENNGYGLSTPAHEAIPVEDVADAAVGYGMPGEVVDGNDVLAVIDAVRRAAERARAGEGPTLLEMKTFRMRGHEEASGTKYVPKELFEYWRKRDPIDRFEAYLERAGVLSRAERKTIRAELEAEVREATEYALAQPEVESTPEAERADLFAPPFLALRAPKPTRRELRFVDAISEALRLAMEQDERVLLMGQDIAEYGGVFKVTEGFVERFGKERVRNTPIIESGAVGAALGLAIEGFKPVVEIQYADFISCAFNQIVNNLATTHYRWGQPVNVTIRAPFGGGLGAGPFHSQSKEAWFCHVPGLKIVVPATPEDAKGLLLTAIEEPNPVLFFEHKLLYRSVRGPVPEGIYHVPLGKARVARAGTDATIVTYGVGVHWALEEAAWWAERGVSLEVIDLRTLIPWDREAVLASVQKTNRLLVLHEATRTAGFGAEIAAEIAEVAFEWLDAPPVRVAAEDLPVPFARTLEEKIFSARPRLRPALVRLLRF
- the bcp gene encoding thioredoxin-dependent thiol peroxidase codes for the protein MSENAMPEVGQEAPDFEGIDQHGRTIRLRDFRGRKVALYFYPKDDTPGCTKQACSLRDGYARLQEAGIVVLGVSADDANSHRRFAEKYGLPFPLIADPEAKICQAYGVWGERTLYGRKFMGIRRTTFLIDEDGRIRQVIRRPKVEQHADEVLKGFGLS